TGTTGCATGGCAAAGGGCCACATAGGTAGCTTTGGAATTGGGGTCTTGTCATCACAGTGAAGCATGACAGCGACACACCCACTGAGATGAGATGGGCATACAAGGAACTCCCCCACACCCAAACAGATTCTAAAAGCTGGCATGTGGGTCAGTTTTCTTACAaaggtaagtttttttttctgttggtgaATTAGCAGAAACCTTTGGGATGCCACATAGCCAGGGTTGCTGTAAAGGGCTCACATGAGCACTGGCACAGTGAATTGTAAAGTGGCTTGTGCCCCACACAAAAGGTAGTAGAAAATGTAAAGGGAGCAGCATGATAGAGTTTTAAACAATCCTCATAAGGACTGGCATTAACTCTGAAGGGAGACCTTTCAGGGtgatattattgtgaagtggGGAACTACTCAGACTGCTTTTGGATTCAGGTGCCTGGTAGAGACTTTTGGGCTGCCATGCACAGCAGTGTTGCTACCCACACAAAGATTGGCTATTAAAGGTGCCAACCGAAATTTAAAAGTGCCACAAGAGGCAGTGTTTTGTTGAAGCACGTGTAACCTGCACCAACGATGGCATCAGATCTGAGAGGTGACAtgaataaaggtgtatgagactCCTACCAAACTGGGGCACCATGGTGGGTGGCGGTGTGTGTATGTGCAAACTGCCTACAGACTGGAGTGCCATATTGGTCCCTCCTAGTGTTTGACTAACTGAAAGATTTACATTGGCTCCCAGGGATACCACACTGGGTGGAGTGTGAAGGTGTGTGCTCACATAAAGACTGGTATACACTCTTTAAGGTGCCAAATGGAAAGGTTTGtcacaattaattaaaattttttctagCAGGCCCTGCTCAGTTCTGCCAGTCCTTGACTGGTAGATTTTGACCTTCCATTTCATGCAGGAGATGTGGATTAGGAGCCAGCAACCacagctactctataaaaggagcaagaaaagaagagtatccttttccccaaaatggaagctttctctaaaatgttattcattagatcctgccataatttaaaaatgttttgaacagatcctgtatgtgagatttttttttttttttgccaattttaaCTAATACgtcagttacccactaacttaagAGTGATGGAGTGGGATTctcccagttgagcaagataagtctacgtgctagtagtgaggtaaaggcagttacagtttgtCGTTCTCTTGTGCTtgctttgaatttaaaaaaaaaaaaaagtgtgccacAATTCTCATATGGTGAGCAGAGTCTTGCCCATTCCTTCACTCCCGTTGACATCTAGAGGAGGCTGAACACAAAATCTGACTGTGTCCAAGTCTAAAAACTGGCACAACGAAGAGCACAAAGTGACCACCCCAGAAAACCTGCTGACTGGGCTTTTCTCCCAAGTCCCTGGCATGGGTGCCAGCAGCGAATGTGCTGAAGCGAAACTTCTCTGTCTAATCTGTTTGTTGGCAGGGTATGCAGAGAGGCAGGCCAGGCAGCTGGGCAGCAATGCCAGGCTACTATTGAGAGCCAGTGTGGTGGACACAATGTATCTGACAGACTTGCTGTATCAACAGGTCCTTGTTCTGCTGCAGTGGtcagaaataatgaataaatagccCCCCGAAAGCCGAAGGCCAGTATACGGCAGTAGCAGTGAGGTGCTTGGACACTTAGGAAGAGCAGCAGGTACTGGTGCCACTTACCTGTCTCTGCCACCATATTATCGAAAGCTCTTTGTCAGGGGCCGGGGTGCATAATGCAGAGCTATTGGTTAAGGAGGCCTAAAACTGGCCAGCCTGTCTGTGAATCCAGCTGGCAAATGCTAAAGGGCATTAGGAGTGGTTTTGGGTCTGCGCCATTTTCCCTGCTGACATATCAAGTATGGTCAGGGTTATCAGCTCACCACCAAGTCTGGGAAGTACTGCAGACCTCCAGCTTTATCCTGGTACCCAAACAGTTCTTGGCCAGCAGCTTTATAGTATGCCAGTGACTGGATGGCATATTTAGAGAGGAGTCTGCTGTGGTCTTTTGGTTCTTGTTAGTAGCTGCATAGCGCTGTAAAGTGCCAGGTATCCGTTACCTGGGCACAGGACTCATTTATGGATGGCAGCTGAGTGGGTTATTCCTCTGTCTCCTCCATCTCTGCTCCACTCTTGAATATGCCAATGTCTTCAGCTAGGGCACTCCACTCCGGCCCTGATATACTTTATTCCCTGAGCTCTCCGCGCTTGAACACACTCGGGGGTAACTGATCCAGGTctggggaagtgatgtcagcccTGCCAACTGCCCTTGCTGCTCATCTGtaatttcaactgttttttttttctagcagaCTTCATCATGAGCGAACCTCAAAGTGTTCCCGAGCAGATGGCAGCAGGGAAGAGCCAAGGAGGAGCAGGTGGGAGCTATAAGGTGAGAGGGAAGGGATGTCAGCTGGGGCTCACACAATTGTGGTGTGGCATTTTGGGTGAGGTGCAATTCTCACTGTGgtcacatgtgactctctggtgAAAGGGGTAGGGGTAAGCATAAGTGGGCACTCATGCCTACCCAGACAACATCCACCTACCCCATTCACTtcttcctgtcctgtcctgtccatACCCTCTTATCCTGCCCAGGTCTCTTGCCCACATTCTTCCCTCCTCTCTCATGTCTTGCCAACTCTGTCTTTCCTTCTAGGCTGTAGTTTTTGAACTTGAGAACTTCCAGGGCCGGAAGATGGAACTCTCGGCCGAATGTAAGGATCTGTGCGAGAAAGGCTTTGAGAAAGTGGGCTCTGTCCTCATCGAGTCTGGTCCGTGAGTATGCCGATGGGGAGTCAATTGGGAAAGGGGACACAATTGCCGATTTCTACAGTTTCCCCTAGATGGCCGTGtgcgtttctctctctcttgccttCACTCTgccctttttcatttctttttatgcaGATGGGTGGGATTTGAGCGCCAGGCCTTTGGTGGAGAGCAGTTTGTTCTGGAGAAAGGTGAATACCCTCGATGGGACACGTGGTCCAACAGCCAGGCTAATTACAGCCTCATGTCCCTCCATCCCCTGAGAGTGGTAAGTGGGTGCAGGCACCTTTGCCAGATTACACTCCATCTGTTGAATGCGTGTCAAGAAGGACATCTCCACATTTCTCACTGGCTGCGCCAGGCAGATCCTCGCCCAAGCATGAAATGCCTCGTACTCATCAGCTTTGCCCAGGTGTCATTGGCACGTGATGTGGAGCTGACCGCTGCCAGCCTGCCCGCCCAAACACGCCTCACAAAACCAGAGAGCTGGGCTCAGAGCACCAAGTGTGTTTCAAAAATGTTGTCTCCTGTTGGTGAAGATGTGAGAAGCTGAATCAGGATGCAAACATCTATACCTGTTAAGTGGGACTGCCTGGACAACCCTGATAGCAAGGTTTGCCTGGTGTGGGCTCTGCCAGACAAGGAGCATGGGTCTACACAAATATGAGTAATGCATCAATCAAAGAGATTCGAGACCTTGTGAGCATCTGGTCCTCTTCATTCAGTTACAGTGACAGCGTGAAGACAACATGCATGTGTGTGGTCAGTTAAGCAGGACATGGCAACTCGGGCCTGTTCAGC
This genomic window from Polypterus senegalus isolate Bchr_013 chromosome 12, ASM1683550v1, whole genome shotgun sequence contains:
- the crybb3 gene encoding beta-crystallin B3 isoform X1, whose protein sequence is MRWAYKELPHTQTDSKSWHVGQFSYKADFIMSEPQSVPEQMAAGKSQGGAGGSYKAVVFELENFQGRKMELSAECKDLCEKGFEKVGSVLIESGPWVGFERQAFGGEQFVLEKGEYPRWDTWSNSQANYSLMSLHPLRVDSAEHKIHLFENAGYNGRKMEIVDDDVPSLWAHGFQDRVASIKVLNGTWVGYMYPGYRGRQFVFEKGEFKHWNDWEANLPQIQSIRRVRDMQWHKRGCFQLPATPAVPAAVGSS
- the crybb3 gene encoding beta-crystallin B3 isoform X2 translates to MRWAYKELPHTQTDSKSWHVGQFSYKDFIMSEPQSVPEQMAAGKSQGGAGGSYKAVVFELENFQGRKMELSAECKDLCEKGFEKVGSVLIESGPWVGFERQAFGGEQFVLEKGEYPRWDTWSNSQANYSLMSLHPLRVDSAEHKIHLFENAGYNGRKMEIVDDDVPSLWAHGFQDRVASIKVLNGTWVGYMYPGYRGRQFVFEKGEFKHWNDWEANLPQIQSIRRVRDMQWHKRGCFQLPATPAVPAAVGSS